The Bacteroidota bacterium nucleotide sequence CTTGTCCCTGCAGGTACATCAAGCTTAATATTGGCAATACCTGCACCATCCTGACCGCGGTTGTGCTGCTTCTCCATCATTAAGTACATTTTATTTAATCCATAAAATGCACTCCCATATTTCTCTTTATAATAAGAAATAGGCTTCAATAACCTTACTAATGCAATCCCACATTCGTGTTTCAACGGCTCGCTCATAACTTAAATTATGTATTTATAAAAAAGTTGTGTTTCTATCAAGCGGCAAAAGTACCTATAATCTTTTGTATTCGAAACACTATAAACCTAAAAATTGAGCATCCTGTCGATGAAATTGACTCCTTGGCTGTAAAGTATTTTTTTGGGCACCTTAAGCCGCTATCCGCTGTACTACACAACCGGCAATACCTTTTCACAAACGCATATTTCGGGGCTCATAAAATCGCCCGTAATATGCGTTGTTCAATAGGTTTCCCGGCGGTGTGGTGCCGCTGCTATCGGCGGTGCAGAACGGTTTTACACCAAATAACTCCCTTTTAATTTAGCTTAGCTTTCTTTATTTAAAACAGGAATACTATTTTTGTTTAATTAAGCAGATTGAATCTGAGGAATATTAAATGACACCAATTAAATTTTAGAATGAAGAATATACTAATTGTCGGAGGCTCCTCCGGATTGGGGCTCGAGTTGGCAAAGAAAAATCATTTACTGGGGAAGAATGTTTTTATTACCGGCCGTACAAATCCTGAAATAGATTATTTGAAATTTTATCCCTTATCAATTAAGAGTAGTACGGAAGATGTAATTTCACAAATTGATGATCTGCTTACAAAAACAGGTAATATTGATGAACTAATCTACGCAGCTGGTTTTAACCAGGAAAGTCATATAGACAATTTGAGCGATGAACAGATATTGGAAATTGTAAACATTGGCATAACAGCACCGGCAATTTTTGCACAACGTCTTAAGAGTAAATTTAAAAACCCTATTGATATAATATTTATTACATCCAGTTCACAATATACTCCACGCGAACTGGAACCAATGTACACTACTACCAAAGCAGGAATGGGAATGTTAGGAGCTTCCCTTTCGCTCGACGATGGCATTGGTAAGGTACTGGTAACAGCTGTTTCGGGAATGAAAACAGCCTTTTGGAGAAACATCGACAAAGATATATCGTCGTTTTTAGACCCTGAATGGGTTGCACAGCAGATAATGAATT carries:
- a CDS encoding SDR family oxidoreductase, whose protein sequence is MKNILIVGGSSGLGLELAKKNHLLGKNVFITGRTNPEIDYLKFYPLSIKSSTEDVISQIDDLLTKTGNIDELIYAAGFNQESHIDNLSDEQILEIVNIGITAPAIFAQRLKSKFKNPIDIIFITSSSQYTPRELEPMYTTTKAGMGMLGASLSLDDGIGKVLVTAVSGMKTAFWRNIDKDISSFLDPEWVAQQIMNLSDAEFKYRFVKILRNPNKVDIVESRK